From the Sphingobacteruim zhuxiongii genome, the window CTTTCTTTTTTTTGTCATTTTGTTTGTAGCTGAGGCCTACTTTATACTTAGCTCAAGCCTACCTTAGCCCTTGAACATTTGAATTTAAGGGCTAAGCTTCGAATTAGCTTGATGGCTATTAAGACATTGTCTGTCTTCATCTGGTCGACATAATGAATAAATAACATAATCATCAATTTTGCATAAAGGTACTTTTCACTTCTTTTCTCTAACTTAGCATTATGTCAAAAAAGAAACCCACTATACTTGTTGTCAATGATGACGGAATTACTGCTCCGGGCATAAAAGTGCTTCTAGAGGTGATGCAGGAAATTGGAGAGGTGATTGTTGTCGCTCCTGACAGTCCTCAATCGGGAATGGGACATGCCATTACGATTGGTAGACCATTACGATTAGATAAAATCGATTTATATGCGGGTGTTGAAATGTATAAATGCTCCGGTACACCGGTTGATTGTGTTAAACTTGCAGTAAACAAAATATTTAAAGGCAAGAAGCCTGATTTATGTGTTTCGGGAATTAATCATGGGTTGAATTATTCCATCAACGTCCTGTATTCAGGCACCATGTCTGCAGCGGTCGAAGGTGCTATTGAAGACATTCCTTCCATCGGGTTTTCATTGGATGACTTTTCGCATCACGCGGATTTCTCGCATACAAGAAGCTATGTGAAAACTATTGCGCAGCAGGTGCTATTGAATGGACTTCCTAAGAATACGCTGTTAAACGTTAATTTTCCAAATGCTTCAAAAGAGATTCAAGGGATTAAAGTATGCCGTCAGGCAAATGCGAAGTGGTTTGAGGAATTTGACGAGCGCTTAGATCCATATAATAGAGAGTATTTTTGGATGACGGGTAATTTTCTGCTACAGGATCGTGGAGAGGATACGGATGTATATGCTTTGGCCAACGGATTTGTATCCATTGTTCCTACGCAGTTTGATATGACCGCACATCATGCTATCCCGGAATTGAATTCATGGAGCTTTGACGGAAAATAAGAAATGAAGAATAATTTTTTATTGGGTTTGGTATTAGGAATTATCGCTCCCGTTTTAAGTTACTGTTTAACTGTGTTTACCGACTTGCAAATGCAGCTGTTTCCAAGTAAACCTGCCGGATTTTATGTGTTGGCAGCGACTGTTAATTTGGTCGGTGCCTGGATGGCACATAAGCGTGGTTTCGATAAAATTGCAACCGGATTGATTCTGGCTACATTCTTAGGGATGATGGCGCTAATTTTTACAAAAAATATTTCAATTTAGGCCTAGGAGGCTATTTAGATATGGATAAGTTAACACTGGGATTCTCTCCCTGTCCAAATGATACTTTTATTTTCGACGCGTTAATTCATGAGAAGATTGATACCGAGGGCTTACAGTTCCACGTGGAATATCATGATGTCGAAACCTTAAATGAGAAAGCTTTCAGCAATGATTTGGATATCACAAAATTGAGTTACCATGCTTTCGCTTATGCGGTGGAAGACTATGAGCTGTTAGATGCAGGAAGCGCCTTGGGGTTTGGCGTGGGGCCTCTTTTGATCTGCAAAGACGCAAAACTAGCGGAAAAATTAGCGTCCTATGTGGGTGGAGAATTGCCCTCGGAGCTAGCAGAATTAAAAATTGGAATCCCAGGGAAATATACAACAGCGAACTTCTTATTGGGCTTGGCATTTCCAACTTTAACGAATAAGAAAGAGATGGTTTTCTCAGAAATTGAAAAATCCCTATTGGATGGCAGCATCGATTTGGGGCTGATCATCCATGAAAATAGATTCACCTATATGCAGAAAGGATTGCATAAAGTTGCTGATCTAGGAGATTTTTGGGAAAAAACGACCGGTTCTCCGATTCCTTTAGGTGGGATTGTCATAAAGCGTTCCTTGTCGAAAGAGGTTAAGGAACGGGTGAACAGATTGATTAAGGAAAGCGTGCAATTTGGCTTCGCAAATCCGAAATCGGGGTTGGAATATATTCGATCTCATGCCCAAGAAATGGAAGAAGAGGTCATGTATAAACATATTGAATTGTACGTTAATAGCTATTCAGAGCAGTTAGGCGTAGAGGGAAGAAGGGCCGTCGATCGTATGTTTCAAAAAGCAAGAGCCTTAAATCTAATCCCTCCAACGGAGAAAAATATATATTTAATAAAATAATTGATAAAAAAGATTTGGGAAACTGTTAGTTATCATCTGTAATAACTAAATTTGCCCGATTAATGTCAAAATGTCTGCTACTAGGGTTTGGAGTCATTATTGTACATGCCAATACAGAAATAGAGAATTATGTTAAAATTTTTAAGCAAATTATTCGGCAGTAAGTCTGAAAGAGATATCAAAGGGATACAACCGATTGTACAGAAGATAAAGGATGAGTACGAAAAACTATCGGGCTTGAGCCATGATGAATTACGCGGAAAAACCTTAGCATTTAAAACTAGAATTGCAGAGTATTTGCAAGACATTGATAAAGAAATAAACGAATTGAACCTACATGCGGAGACTACCGAAGACATGGAGGACAAGACGGCAACCTACGAAAAGGTTGATAAATTAACCAAAGACCGCGATAAGCAGTTAGAAGAGGTTTTGGCGGAGATTCTTCCAGAAGCCTTTGCTGTTGTTAAAGAAACAGCAAGACGTTTTACAGAAAATAAAGAAATTAAAGTTACTGCAAGTGACTTCGACCGCGATCTAGCGGTTCGAAAATCAAACGTAACTA encodes:
- a CDS encoding 1,4-dihydroxy-6-naphthoate synthase, coding for MDKLTLGFSPCPNDTFIFDALIHEKIDTEGLQFHVEYHDVETLNEKAFSNDLDITKLSYHAFAYAVEDYELLDAGSALGFGVGPLLICKDAKLAEKLASYVGGELPSELAELKIGIPGKYTTANFLLGLAFPTLTNKKEMVFSEIEKSLLDGSIDLGLIIHENRFTYMQKGLHKVADLGDFWEKTTGSPIPLGGIVIKRSLSKEVKERVNRLIKESVQFGFANPKSGLEYIRSHAQEMEEEVMYKHIELYVNSYSEQLGVEGRRAVDRMFQKARALNLIPPTEKNIYLIK
- the surE gene encoding 5'/3'-nucleotidase SurE, with protein sequence MSKKKPTILVVNDDGITAPGIKVLLEVMQEIGEVIVVAPDSPQSGMGHAITIGRPLRLDKIDLYAGVEMYKCSGTPVDCVKLAVNKIFKGKKPDLCVSGINHGLNYSINVLYSGTMSAAVEGAIEDIPSIGFSLDDFSHHADFSHTRSYVKTIAQQVLLNGLPKNTLLNVNFPNASKEIQGIKVCRQANAKWFEEFDERLDPYNREYFWMTGNFLLQDRGEDTDVYALANGFVSIVPTQFDMTAHHAIPELNSWSFDGK